In one Solanum dulcamara chromosome 1, daSolDulc1.2, whole genome shotgun sequence genomic region, the following are encoded:
- the LOC129901325 gene encoding protein BOLA2, translated as MGVTKEQVESSLTAKLNPSHLEVIDMSGGCGAKFSIVIVTEQFEGKRLLERHRMVNGALAEEMKEIHALSITKALTPEQWKQQQESEKAQAAA; from the exons ATGGGGGTGACGAAGGAGCAAGTAGAATCTTCACTAACTGCAAAGCTGAATCCTTCTCATCTG gAAGTGATTGATATGTCTGGGGG ATGTGGTGCAAAATTCTCTATTGTCATCGTGACAGAACAATTTGAAGGCAAGAGATTGCTGGAGAGGCACCGAATGGTTAATGGTGCACTGGCCGAAGAGATGAAGGAAATCCACGCTCTCTCTATTACAAAAGCGCTCACTCCAGAGCAGTGGAAACAACAGCAGGAATCTGAAAAGGCTCAAGCAGCTGCTTAA